In one window of Musa acuminata AAA Group cultivar baxijiao chromosome BXJ3-2, Cavendish_Baxijiao_AAA, whole genome shotgun sequence DNA:
- the LOC135582780 gene encoding uncharacterized protein LOC135582780 gives MASSSTALLLNPLLSNCGAGRRGGVRCFITPSSSPQPAPRQILGGRRNCLLFLVLSTAAPLAALAPQARSQEIPLFGLRKRIKKIEEEAEEIVEEGEKAVEQGIAAAEKGIVAAEKEIQAAEEGIVASAGVGVAGDLLQAGAVAGAEAVGVLVGVSVVNGILAPERQKL, from the coding sequence ATGGCTTCCTCTTCCACGGCGCTCCTCCTCAACCCTCTCCTTTCTAACTGCGGCGCCGGCCGCCGTGGCGGCGTCCGCTGCTTCATCACCCCCTCATCCTCCCCTCAGCCGGCGCCGCGGCAAATTCTCGGCGGCAGGAGGAACTGCCTGCTTTTCCTCGTCCtctccaccgctgcacccctcgccGCTCTCGCTCCCCAGGCCAGGTCGCAGGAAATCCCGCTCTTCGGGCTCCGGAAGAGGATAAAGAAGATCGAGGAGGAAGCGGAGGAGATCGTGGAGGAGGGGGAGAAGGCGGTGGAGCAGGGTATCGCGGCGGCCGAGAAGGGCATCGTGGCCGCGGAGAAGGAGATCCAGGCAGCGGAGGAGGGAATCGTGGCGTCGGCCGGCGTCGGTGTTGCTGGGGATCTTCTGCAGGCCGGCGCGGTGGCCGGGGCGGAGGCCGTCGGCGTGCTCGTAGGCGTCTCCGTCGTCAATGGGATTCTCGCGCCAGAGCGCCAGAAACTCTAG